One window of the Cryptococcus neoformans var. grubii H99 chromosome 12, complete sequence genome contains the following:
- a CDS encoding Pin2-interacting protein X1 — protein MGLSERKVKQRIGLDPRNLSWSDDKTRFSYKHMQALGWKENTGLGSSFEGNPNHIAVVRKADNGGIGMGRARKEGDDLAAGAGQAGQGLEEVLRRLAAASGSPSPSLVATPVNEEKPKEPAVVRNKIASRQRHLAAKRAAVQSPQALAEILGVPVSSLPSSAVTTPSPLASSSSTPQPEIKPEIKPDVKPTLADLESTSALKSERTSEDLVTTSKLSVSDYFRQKMREKMLVRQAATGGSPQVKVEDLPAHSLESMGEEEEKKPAAGSGWEGTKMTFEEQTQEFEPSDSTAAIPKEEDEKIKKKARKEAKRLAKLDKEKNKSKEHDPIHEAHQTLEAFEHAGEVVEEDKGAKKRQKEEKKRERDEKETKEKKKRKRDDDGDEKKGKKGRKSREGHKEKEKE, from the exons ATGGGTCTCTCAGAGCGTAAAGTGAAGC AACGTATCGGCCTTGACCCCCGTAACCTGTCATGGTCTGACGACAAGACTCGTTTCTCTTACAAGCACATGCAAGCTCTTGGGTGGAAAGAAAACACCGGTCTTGGAAGCTCTTTTGAGGGTAACCCCAATCACATTGCTGTCGTCCGTAAAGCCGACAATGGAGGTATCGGTATGGGCAGAGCtaggaaagagggagatgaccttgctgctggtgctgGCCAGGCTGGTCAGGGATTGGAGGAGGTGTTGAGGCGATTAGCTGCGGCTAGCGGAAGCCCTAGTCCTAGTCTTGTGGCCACACCTGTTAATGAAGAGAAGCCAAAAGAGCCAGCCGTCGTGCGAAACAAAATTGC TTCACGACAAAGACATTTGGCTGCTAAAAGAGCGGCTGTGCAATCCCCTCAAGCTCTCGCTGAGATTCTCGGTGTCCCtgtctcctctcttccttcttccgccgTCACGACTCCATCACCTCTCgcctcatcttcgtctaCCCCTCAACCTGAAATAAAGCCTGAAATTAAACCAGACGTCAAGCCCACTCTCGCAGATCTCGAATCAACCTCCGCTCTCAAATCAGAGCGTACATCTGAAGATCTGGTCACCACATCCAAACTTTCCGTTTCAGACTACTTCCGGCAGAAGATGCGCGAGAAAATGCTTGTTCGACAGGCTGCTACTGGTGGCAGTCCACAGGTTAAGGTGGAGGATCTGCCCGCGCATAGTCTGGAAAGTATgggtgaggaggaagaaaagaagcctGCTGCGGGCTCTGGATGGGAGGGCACTAAGATGACTTTCGAGGAGCAGACACAAGAGTTTGAACCTTCGGATTCTACAGCTGCTATTCctaaggaagaagacgagaagaTCAAAAAGAAAGCGAGGAAGGAGGCTAAGAGGCTAGCAAAATTagacaaggagaagaacaagagtAAGGAGCATGATCCGATACATGAAGCTCATCAGACGCTTGAGGCATTTGAACATGCTGGGGAAGTGGTAGAGGAGGACAAGGGCgcgaagaaaaggcaaaaggaggaaaagaagagggaaagggacgagaaagaaactaaggagaagaagaaacggaaacgcgatgatgatggagacGAGAAAAAGGGTAAGAAGGGCAGGAAAAGCAGGGAGGGTCacaaggagaaagagaaggaataG
- a CDS encoding elongation factor 1-alpha, translating to MGKDKLHVNVVVIGHVDSGKSTTTGHLIYKCGGIDKRTIEKFEKEAQELGKSSFKYAWVLDKLKAERERGITIDIALWKFETPKYQVTVIDAPGHRDFIKNMITGTSQADCAILIIATGIGEFEAGISKDGQTREHALLAFTLGVRQLIVACNKMDTCKWSEDRFNEIVKETNGFIKKVGYNPKAVPFVPISGWHGDNMLEETTNMPWYKGWTKETKSGVSKGKTLLEAIDAIEPPTRPTDKPLRLPLQDVYKIGGIGTVPVGRVETGVIKAGMVVKFAPTNVTTEVKSVEMHHEQIPEGLPGDNVGFNVKNVSIKDIRRGNVCGDSKNDPPMEAASFNAQVIVLNHPGQIGAGYTPVLDCHTAHIACKFSELIEKIDRRTGKVMEAAPKFVKSGDAAIVKLVSQKPLCVETYADYPPLGRFAVRDMRQTVAVGVIKSVEKSDGKSGKVTKAAEKAAKKK from the exons ATGGGTAAGGACAAGCTCCACGT CAACGTCGTTGTTATCGGTCACGTCGACTCCGGTAAGTCGACCACCACCGGTCACTTGATCTACAAGTGCGGTGGTATCGACAAGCGAACCATTGAGAagttcgagaaggaggccCAAGAGCTCGGAAAGT CTTCTTTCAAGTACGCTTGGGTTCTTGACAAGCTTAAGGCCGAGCGAGAGCGAGGTATCACCATCGACATTGCTCTTTGGAAGTTCGAGACCCCTAAGTACCAGGTTACCGTCATTGACGCCCCCGGTCACCGAGACTTCATCAAGAACATGATCACCGGTACCTCCCAGGCTGACTGtgccatcctcatcattgCCACCGGTATCGGTGAGTTCGAGGCTGGTATCTCCAAGGACGGTCAGACCCGAGAGCacgccctcctcgccttcaCCCTCGGTGTTAGGCAGCTCATTGTTGCTTGCAACAAGATGGACACCTGCAAGTGGTCTGAGGACCGATTCAACGAAATCGTCAAGGAGACCAACGGTTTCATCAAGAAGGTCGGTTACAACCCCAAGGCTGTCCCCTTCGTCCCCATCTCTGGTTGGCACGGTGACAACATGTTGGAGGAGACCACCAA CATGCCCTGGTACAAGGGATGGACCAAGGAGACCAAGTCCGGTGTTTCCAAGGGTAAGACCCTTCTCGAGGCCATCGACGCCATCGAGCCCCCTACCCGACCCACCGACAAGCCCCTCCGTCTCCCTCTCCAGGACGTCTACAAGATCGGTGGTATCGGCACAGTCCCTGTCGGCCGAGTCGAGACCGGTGTCATCAAGGCCG GTATGGTCGTCAAGTTCGCCCCCACCAACGTCACCACTGAAGTCAAGTCCGTTGAGATGCACCACGAGCAGATCCCCGAGGGTCTCCCCGGAGACAACGTTGGTTTCAACGTCAAGAACGTTTCCATCAAGGACATCCGACGAGGTAACGTCTGTGGTGACTCCAAGAACGACCCCCCTATGGAGGCTGCTTCTTTCAACGCCCAGGTTATCGTCCTTAACCACCCTGGTCAGATCGGTGCCGGTTACACCCCCGTTCTCGACTGTCACACTGCCC ACATTGCTTGCAAGTTCTCTGAGTTGATCGAGAAGATTGACCGACGAACCGGTAAGGTCATGGAGGCCGCCCCCAAGTTCGTCAAGTCTGGTGACGCCGCCATTGTCAAGCTTGTTTCCCAGAAGCCTCTCTGTGTTGAGACCTACGCCGACTACCCCCCTCTTGGTCGATTCGCCGTCCGAGACATGCGACAGACCGTTGCCGTTGGTGTTATTAAGAGTGTGGAGAAGTCCGATGGTAAGAGCGGCAAGGTTACCAAGG CCGCCGAGAAGGCcgccaagaagaagtaa